The Candidatus Arthromitus sp. SFB-mouse-Japan genome includes a region encoding these proteins:
- the flhF gene encoding flagellar biosynthesis protein FlhF, translated as MIIRKYLVDDINEALFCIKHELGDEAYIISKKQVRQPGIKGLFTNKKLEVTVGVVNPGNANENKLLTGDELDKNVNFSSIPVTQTQSQIDVNSLNNLSNLKNLNPNSSLANSFQPNKYKSQEQTQSMSYYNKLFEEKHKELNGYSENIFSNQMKDGSYQLNQNNNLSPFNMESKNRLENYNMKPTSSIMDLNVDSNYESGNLNNNAISDRINENQNEIINSYADLIKQNNIGENKNSTLDELKKEIHEIKSIVGEIATFKPSSSYLDEILYSQDICRELCDEIKANCTLTKDELMNKTIVKKYLRGVFSNIIKIYDSNISNKIVVVGPTGSGKTTTIAKLAGMLSLNLNKSVGLVTIDTFRVGAVEQLKMYADIMNVPYKYVTTLDDIRTVFDYMKSCEVILVDTIGRSNKNIIHLNELNMFVQSIQSDEVTLVVSAGMKQQDLNGFINSFKGIKFKNVIVTKLDETNSFGMFVNICYKTSLPISFVTVGQDVPLDIKQADKEEILNMILGE; from the coding sequence ATGATAATTAGAAAGTATCTAGTAGATGACATAAATGAGGCTTTATTTTGTATTAAACATGAGCTTGGAGATGAAGCTTATATCATAAGTAAGAAACAAGTTAGACAACCAGGAATAAAAGGGCTTTTTACAAATAAAAAGTTGGAAGTTACAGTAGGAGTTGTAAATCCAGGGAATGCCAATGAAAATAAATTATTAACTGGAGATGAATTAGATAAGAATGTTAACTTTAGTTCAATACCTGTTACTCAAACACAATCGCAGATTGATGTAAATAGTTTAAATAATTTATCGAATTTGAAAAATTTAAATCCAAATTCATCTTTAGCAAATTCTTTTCAGCCTAATAAGTACAAATCCCAAGAACAAACTCAATCTATGAGTTATTACAATAAATTGTTCGAGGAGAAACATAAAGAACTTAATGGTTATTCAGAAAACATATTTTCAAATCAAATGAAAGATGGCTCATATCAGTTAAATCAAAACAATAATTTAAGTCCATTTAATATGGAAAGTAAGAATAGGTTAGAGAATTACAATATGAAACCAACCTCATCTATTATGGATTTAAATGTGGATTCAAATTATGAATCGGGAAATCTTAATAATAATGCAATTTCAGATCGAATCAATGAAAATCAAAATGAAATAATAAATAGCTACGCTGATTTAATAAAACAGAACAATATTGGGGAGAATAAAAATTCTACACTTGATGAACTAAAAAAAGAGATACATGAAATTAAGAGTATTGTGGGAGAGATTGCGACTTTTAAGCCATCATCAAGTTATTTGGATGAAATTTTGTACAGTCAGGATATATGCAGGGAACTTTGCGATGAAATTAAAGCTAATTGTACATTAACAAAAGATGAGCTTATGAATAAAACAATCGTTAAGAAATATTTAAGAGGAGTTTTTTCAAACATAATTAAGATTTATGATTCCAATATTTCAAACAAAATAGTAGTAGTTGGACCAACGGGTTCTGGTAAGACAACAACGATTGCAAAACTTGCAGGGATGCTTTCTCTAAATTTAAATAAAAGTGTAGGTTTGGTTACGATAGATACTTTTAGAGTTGGAGCAGTTGAACAGCTTAAAATGTATGCAGATATTATGAATGTACCGTATAAATATGTTACGACTTTGGATGATATAAGAACTGTATTTGATTATATGAAATCATGTGAAGTTATTTTGGTAGATACAATAGGCAGAAGCAATAAAAATATTATACATTTAAACGAACTTAATATGTTCGTTCAATCCATTCAATCAGATGAAGTGACATTGGTTGTTAGTGCGGGAATGAAACAACAAGATCTAAATGGATTTATAAATTCATTTAAAGGAATCAAATTCAAAAATGTTATTGTTACAAAATTAGATGAGACAAATAGTTTTGGGATGTTTGTAAATATTTGTTACAAAACTTCTTTACCTATAAGTTTTGTTACGGTTGGTCAAGATGTTCCATTAGATATAAAGCAAGCGGATAAAGAGGAAATTTTAAATATGATTTTAGGAGAATAA
- the flhA gene encoding flagellar biosynthesis protein FlhA — protein MENTKALGLSKKDLIDIGVAAGIICIVLMIIIPMPPFILDILIAVNITISVMILLITIFSTEVLQFSIFPSILLITTLFRLALNVSSTRLILSKADGGSIIKAFGEFVIGGNYIVGVIIFLIIVIIQFLVITNGSGRVSEVSARFTLDAMPGKQMSIDADLNSGIISEEEAKKRRRNLQLEADFYGSMDGASKFVKGDAIAGIIVTMINIVAGIIIGTMMMGMEVGEAASTYVRLTVGDGLVSQIPALLISTASGVIVTRSGDGRNLSRAISEQFSSFPIVLLTSAGILGFLAIIPGLPTVPFLLLAVTTGVGGFLILKNQDKVKEVSTEENLQQDHDSREEVKTEPENVNKLILIEPIELEIGYGLIPLADEKSGGDLLSRIASIRRQIALELGLILKPIRIRDNLQLKSNEYVLKIWGTIVVKVEVIPNMLMAISTSNEELDGIQGFMTKDPTFGLDAKWIEKSQREEAELLGFTVVDPTTIIVTHITEMIKVKAFELIGRQETKEIVDTIKEKYPTVVEELVPDLMNIGDIQKVLQNLLKERIPIKDLVTIFESLADNSRTIKDIEVLTEHVRFALSRVISNMFVDEDKKIVVVTLSPKLEELLTKSIQKSTQGSFIALEPNLSRKVFEAISHAIKRVQFNYSQPVILVSPRIRPAFKRFTELVFGDLFIISLNEIVPDVQIINSRMVEIDDN, from the coding sequence TTGGAAAACACAAAAGCCCTAGGATTAAGTAAAAAAGATTTAATAGATATTGGAGTGGCAGCTGGGATAATTTGTATTGTACTTATGATTATTATTCCAATGCCACCTTTTATTTTGGATATACTCATTGCTGTTAATATAACGATTTCAGTAATGATACTTCTGATTACTATATTTTCTACAGAGGTTTTACAGTTTTCAATATTTCCGAGTATTCTACTTATTACAACTCTTTTTAGGCTTGCATTAAATGTATCTTCAACAAGACTTATTCTTTCCAAAGCTGATGGTGGAAGTATTATAAAAGCTTTTGGAGAGTTTGTTATAGGAGGAAATTATATAGTAGGAGTAATTATCTTTTTAATCATTGTTATAATTCAGTTTCTTGTCATAACAAATGGTTCTGGACGTGTATCAGAAGTTTCAGCGAGATTTACACTTGATGCTATGCCAGGTAAGCAAATGAGTATTGATGCTGATTTAAATTCCGGAATTATATCTGAGGAAGAAGCAAAAAAGAGAAGAAGGAATCTCCAACTTGAGGCAGATTTTTATGGATCAATGGATGGTGCATCAAAGTTTGTTAAAGGTGATGCCATAGCAGGGATAATTGTTACTATGATTAATATTGTTGCAGGGATAATTATAGGTACGATGATGATGGGAATGGAAGTAGGAGAGGCAGCATCTACATATGTTAGGTTAACCGTTGGGGATGGATTGGTTTCACAAATACCTGCTCTTTTAATATCAACTGCTTCTGGTGTAATTGTAACTAGATCAGGAGATGGAAGAAATTTAAGTCGTGCAATTTCAGAGCAATTTTCATCGTTTCCAATTGTACTTTTGACATCTGCAGGAATACTTGGATTTCTTGCAATAATCCCAGGACTTCCAACAGTTCCATTTTTACTTTTAGCAGTTACTACAGGTGTGGGAGGATTTTTGATTTTGAAAAATCAAGATAAGGTTAAGGAAGTTTCAACAGAAGAAAATTTACAACAAGATCATGATTCTAGAGAAGAAGTTAAGACTGAGCCTGAAAATGTAAACAAACTTATATTAATTGAGCCGATTGAACTCGAAATTGGATATGGACTTATTCCTTTAGCTGATGAGAAAAGTGGAGGAGATCTTTTAAGTAGAATTGCATCAATACGAAGACAAATTGCATTAGAACTTGGACTCATTTTAAAACCGATAAGGATCAGAGATAATTTGCAACTTAAGAGTAATGAATATGTGTTAAAAATTTGGGGAACAATAGTGGTTAAAGTAGAAGTTATTCCCAATATGTTAATGGCTATTTCGACATCTAATGAAGAGCTTGATGGTATACAAGGATTTATGACAAAAGATCCAACCTTTGGTCTTGATGCTAAGTGGATAGAAAAATCTCAAAGAGAAGAGGCTGAGCTTTTAGGATTTACGGTTGTTGATCCAACAACAATAATTGTTACACATATAACTGAGATGATAAAGGTTAAGGCATTTGAATTGATTGGACGACAAGAAACAAAAGAGATTGTAGATACAATAAAAGAAAAGTATCCAACTGTTGTGGAAGAACTTGTGCCTGATCTTATGAATATTGGAGATATCCAAAAAGTTTTACAAAATCTTCTTAAAGAGAGAATTCCTATTAAGGATCTTGTAACAATTTTTGAGAGCTTGGCTGATAATTCAAGAACTATAAAAGATATTGAAGTTTTAACAGAACATGTGAGATTTGCTCTCAGTAGAGTTATTTCTAACATGTTTGTTGATGAAGATAAAAAAATTGTTGTTGTTACTTTGAGTCCAAAACTTGAAGAACTTTTAACAAAAAGTATACAAAAGTCAACACAAGGAAGCTTTATTGCTTTAGAACCAAATTTATCAAGGAAGGTATTTGAGGCAATAAGTCATGCAATTAAGAGAGTTCAATTTAATTATAGTCAGCCTGTTATTCTTGTTTCACCACGAATTAGACCAGCATTTAAGAGATTTACGGAACTGGTGTTTGGGGATTTGTTTATTATTTCCTTAAATGAGATTGTACCCGATGTACAAATAATAAATAGTAGGATGGTAGAGATAGATGATAATTAG
- a CDS encoding EscU/YscU/HrcU family type III secretion system export apparatus switch protein, producing the protein MITLNFEIDYKILFLIIIRVSSFIVVSQVFFPRGISNVFKIIFSVIFAFMLFPIIYQNIEINLRGDEQYIFLILSETLIGLLIGIFVNLLFQLFSGIGSILDSQGGFSSAQVFDPMTNNNSSVIEKIFYWISLSVFIILNGHHYFIRAFIFSYEKIGIGNLNISSDFLNSFIFSMLTILKTSFMIIIPIVIILIFVDIILGIISKIIPKINMILVSFPFKIAVTISLLIISIKIIFTRFTDIYVDFNNLIFKVFSFSPVLFVFSDDKTEEATPHKKKKAKEEGNVAKSTFLVSAISILGVVGVIILGKFILRELKKIMAYFLGDGIAYNYGGYDVVYIFKLVLPKILIMILIPGVIFIGLSIVSNIIQTGFLVTSKLLKPNFKDLNPLNTIKSIFSIKSLFDLFRDLIIVVVLCYLSYQFIIDNVETFLRIGNFKVSQSFSFIVPLFISIFIKIFVVVGVIGVVDFTIEKFRHKKKLRMTKQEVKEEFKQMEGDQQVKSQIRQKGKQIIMQNMMSNVKDSSVIITNPTHIAVALRYKQGEDMAPKLMAKGINHVAYRIKEIAQENNVPIVEDKQLARFIYNNVELEQEIPQDIYKAVADILTYIFKLNNKSKKY; encoded by the coding sequence GTGATTACATTGAATTTTGAAATCGATTATAAGATTCTCTTCTTGATAATTATAAGGGTCAGTTCATTTATTGTTGTATCTCAAGTATTTTTTCCAAGAGGTATTAGCAATGTTTTTAAGATTATATTTTCAGTTATATTTGCATTTATGCTGTTTCCAATCATTTATCAGAATATTGAGATTAATCTTCGTGGAGATGAACAGTACATATTTTTAATTCTATCGGAAACATTAATAGGGTTGTTGATTGGGATTTTTGTTAATTTACTTTTTCAACTTTTTAGTGGAATTGGATCTATTTTAGATTCTCAGGGTGGATTTTCATCTGCACAGGTATTTGACCCTATGACTAATAATAATTCGAGTGTAATAGAGAAGATTTTTTATTGGATTTCACTTAGCGTATTTATAATTTTAAATGGTCACCATTATTTTATACGGGCATTTATATTTAGCTATGAAAAGATAGGGATTGGTAACCTGAATATTTCTTCGGACTTTTTAAATAGTTTTATTTTTTCAATGCTTACGATCCTTAAAACATCATTTATGATAATAATTCCTATCGTTATAATTTTGATATTTGTTGATATTATCTTAGGAATAATATCAAAAATAATCCCGAAGATAAATATGATACTTGTGAGTTTTCCATTTAAGATAGCTGTAACTATATCTCTTTTAATTATATCGATAAAAATTATATTTACAAGGTTTACAGACATCTATGTAGATTTTAATAATTTAATTTTCAAAGTATTTTCTTTTTCACCAGTGCTTTTTGTATTTTCTGATGATAAGACAGAGGAGGCAACACCCCATAAGAAAAAGAAGGCAAAAGAGGAAGGGAATGTTGCTAAATCTACATTTCTAGTTTCAGCGATTTCTATTCTTGGAGTTGTTGGAGTGATTATACTTGGGAAATTTATTTTAAGGGAACTCAAAAAAATAATGGCATATTTTCTTGGTGATGGGATTGCTTACAATTATGGTGGATATGATGTCGTTTATATTTTTAAACTTGTATTACCAAAGATTTTAATTATGATACTTATACCTGGAGTTATTTTTATAGGACTTTCTATTGTATCAAATATAATTCAAACGGGTTTTTTAGTTACTTCAAAACTTTTAAAACCGAATTTTAAAGATTTAAATCCATTGAATACAATCAAAAGTATTTTTAGCATTAAATCATTATTTGATTTGTTTAGGGATCTTATTATTGTTGTGGTTCTTTGTTATTTATCGTATCAATTTATCATTGATAATGTGGAAACTTTTTTAAGGATAGGTAATTTTAAAGTGAGTCAATCTTTTTCATTTATTGTACCACTTTTTATATCCATTTTTATTAAAATTTTTGTTGTAGTTGGAGTAATAGGAGTTGTTGATTTTACGATTGAGAAGTTTCGCCACAAGAAAAAACTTAGAATGACGAAGCAAGAGGTTAAAGAAGAATTCAAACAAATGGAAGGAGATCAACAAGTTAAATCTCAAATTAGGCAAAAAGGTAAACAGATAATTATGCAGAACATGATGTCTAACGTTAAAGACTCATCTGTTATTATAACGAATCCAACACATATAGCAGTTGCACTTCGATATAAGCAGGGGGAGGATATGGCTCCTAAACTAATGGCAAAGGGTATAAATCATGTTGCATATAGGATAAAAGAAATTGCTCAAGAAAATAATGTGCCTATTGTTGAAGATAAACAACTTGCTAGATTTATTTATAATAATGTGGAATTAGAGCAAGAGATACCACAAGATATATATAAGGCAGTGGCTGATATTTTAACGTACATATTTAAACTTAATAACAAAAGTAAAAAGTATTAG
- a CDS encoding flagellar biosynthetic protein FliQ produces the protein MSQNLAIAIIRKALFTGFKISIPFLLITMIIGIVISIVQAITHLNDQSLTFVPKVLILSLMGLMMAPFVIKQMVKFTNEMFNIVQKITTG, from the coding sequence ATGAGTCAAAATTTAGCGATTGCGATAATAAGAAAGGCTTTGTTTACTGGATTTAAAATATCAATTCCATTCTTATTGATTACAATGATTATTGGAATAGTTATAAGTATAGTTCAAGCTATTACGCATTTAAATGATCAGAGCTTAACTTTTGTTCCTAAGGTTTTAATATTATCATTGATGGGACTTATGATGGCACCTTTTGTTATTAAGCAGATGGTTAAGTTTACAAATGAAATGTTTAATATAGTTCAAAAAATTACAACTGGTTAG
- the fliP gene encoding flagellar type III secretion system pore protein FliP (The bacterial flagellar biogenesis protein FliP forms a type III secretion system (T3SS)-type pore required for flagellar assembly.) has product MKKAFCRLCMLVTLAVLLIECRVSALGIFSDSNEGFISKNIELFIFFTLLTFLPMLIIMTTSFTRIVITFAFLKNASGLQNAIPSIVLVGLSIILTFFIMMPIGERINNDAIIPYMNKDISGKEAYDRGLLPLKEFMFKQTRQDDLELFLELSKYEGEVTSENIPITTLMSSFALSELKTSFQIGFLIFIPFLIIDMVVASILMAMGMMMVSPAIISLPFKILLIVLVDGWRLVIKSLFISFGGV; this is encoded by the coding sequence ATGAAGAAGGCTTTCTGTAGGTTATGTATGTTAGTTACTTTAGCGGTTTTACTTATTGAGTGTAGGGTGAGTGCATTAGGCATTTTTTCAGATAGTAATGAAGGATTTATTAGTAAGAACATTGAGCTGTTTATATTTTTTACGCTTCTTACTTTTTTACCTATGTTAATAATAATGACGACGAGTTTTACAAGAATAGTTATTACATTTGCTTTTTTAAAAAATGCCTCAGGGCTCCAAAATGCAATACCTAGTATAGTTTTGGTTGGACTTTCAATAATACTGACTTTTTTTATAATGATGCCGATTGGTGAAAGGATTAACAATGATGCGATTATTCCATATATGAATAAAGATATCAGTGGGAAGGAAGCTTATGATAGGGGACTTCTACCTCTCAAAGAATTTATGTTTAAGCAGACGAGGCAAGATGATTTGGAATTATTTCTAGAGCTCTCAAAATATGAAGGGGAAGTAACATCAGAGAATATTCCAATTACAACTCTTATGTCATCTTTTGCACTTAGTGAACTTAAGACATCATTTCAGATTGGATTTTTAATATTTATTCCATTTTTGATAATTGATATGGTTGTTGCGAGTATATTAATGGCCATGGGAATGATGATGGTTTCACCTGCTATAATATCGCTCCCGTTTAAGATACTTCTTATTGTACTCGTGGATGGTTGGAGACTTGTAATTAAATCATTATTTATAAGTTTTGGAGGTGTTTGA
- a CDS encoding flagellar biosynthetic protein FliO → MSNVMNVFSLILILVILMLIYVKLNFKGIQSQNLFIKVISRVAISKDNYILIIRVIDKYYLCSSTQRGINVIEHLDESKVLECMNNRKSTFSEGR, encoded by the coding sequence ATGAGTAATGTTATGAATGTGTTTTCATTAATTTTAATTTTAGTAATCCTTATGTTAATTTATGTGAAATTAAATTTTAAAGGTATTCAAAGTCAGAATTTATTTATAAAGGTAATTTCGAGAGTGGCTATTTCAAAGGACAATTACATTTTGATTATAAGGGTTATTGACAAGTATTATTTATGTTCCTCAACTCAGAGAGGAATTAATGTTATTGAGCATTTAGATGAGAGCAAGGTTTTGGAGTGTATGAATAATAGGAAGAGTACATTTTCAGAGGGAAGGTAA
- a CDS encoding flagellar basal body-associated FliL family protein yields MASDEKKKSGKGIIIVVVILLLVIILGAVGGFFIISKMNNSDQPKKIVEEVIQLDDIVVNIKDPSNKKYVKVSLAMTYDSKNKKALESINLNIYKIKDAIITIFKDKSVNELESSEGIESVKLEIKNTINSILESEMVLSIYFTNLLVN; encoded by the coding sequence ATGGCAAGTGATGAAAAAAAGAAGTCAGGTAAGGGGATTATTATAGTTGTAGTGATTTTACTTTTGGTGATTATTTTGGGTGCAGTTGGAGGATTTTTTATAATTTCGAAGATGAATAATAGTGATCAACCAAAGAAGATAGTTGAAGAAGTGATTCAATTAGATGATATTGTAGTTAATATAAAAGATCCTTCTAATAAAAAATACGTAAAGGTTTCACTGGCAATGACCTATGATTCAAAGAATAAAAAAGCACTTGAGAGTATCAATTTAAATATTTATAAAATAAAGGATGCGATTATAACGATATTTAAAGATAAATCAGTTAATGAACTTGAAAGTAGTGAGGGAATTGAATCGGTTAAGCTTGAGATTAAAAATACAATTAATTCGATTCTTGAAAGCGAAATGGTTTTGTCTATTTACTTTACAAATTTATTAGTGAATTGA
- a CDS encoding OmpA/MotB family protein, producing the protein MGKKKDEEQGGGAPEWMVTFSDAMTLLMVFFILLFSMSTIDAKKEAQLSMAFNNIFNGGGNNPIVDEGVGDETLNNGSMEEEIEEHQDSLVNILNELIIEKGLKDFISVEIVERGVSVVVVDSLLFQSGRADLKGESKHILKDIAGVLNEIDNQIIIEGHTDNVPINTYMFASNWELSTARAVVVTRFLVESAEVNPTRISAQGYGEFRPIALNDNAENKAKNRRVNILILNKVEG; encoded by the coding sequence ATGGGAAAGAAAAAAGATGAGGAACAAGGCGGTGGAGCTCCTGAGTGGATGGTTACATTTTCTGATGCGATGACTCTGCTTATGGTGTTTTTTATACTACTATTTTCAATGTCAACTATAGATGCAAAGAAGGAAGCTCAGCTTAGTATGGCGTTTAATAATATATTTAATGGTGGAGGCAACAATCCTATTGTTGATGAAGGAGTTGGTGATGAAACTTTAAATAACGGAAGTATGGAAGAGGAAATTGAGGAACATCAGGATTCTTTAGTAAACATATTAAATGAGTTGATTATTGAGAAAGGACTTAAGGATTTTATTTCAGTTGAAATAGTTGAAAGAGGAGTTTCTGTTGTGGTTGTTGATTCATTACTTTTTCAATCAGGAAGAGCTGATTTGAAAGGAGAAAGTAAACATATTCTTAAAGATATTGCTGGAGTTTTGAATGAAATTGATAACCAGATAATTATTGAGGGACATACAGACAATGTTCCAATCAACACATATATGTTTGCAAGTAATTGGGAATTATCAACCGCAAGAGCAGTTGTTGTTACTAGGTTTTTAGTTGAATCTGCAGAGGTTAATCCTACGCGTATATCTGCTCAAGGTTATGGTGAGTTTAGACCGATTGCATTGAATGATAATGCTGAGAATAAGGCGAAAAATAGAAGGGTTAATATTTTGATTTTGAATAAAGTAGAAGGGTGA
- a CDS encoding motility protein A, translated as MKKDNLSIIGIVVGIVMLLYGMLGPGTSLMAFVDIKSFVIVIVGSFAALLVSFSMNEIKSVGSYMNVVLRDTNRDKIAFITQIINLSKKARKEGMLSLEAEIENMDDAFLKQGIKLIVDGVEEDAIVNILESEMENYEERMKRGVKFFKQWGAYAPAFGMIGTLIGLIQLLGNMEDINKLVSGMATALITTLYGAIAANLIMLPLADKISLNSGKVMDFIMLEYKAIRCIRSGYTPKMIQEILSTYLEESEKVKLEESIKANK; from the coding sequence GTGAAAAAAGATAATTTAAGCATTATTGGGATTGTAGTTGGTATTGTCATGCTACTCTATGGGATGTTAGGACCAGGAACCTCGCTCATGGCATTTGTAGACATTAAGTCGTTTGTAATTGTTATAGTTGGTTCGTTTGCTGCCTTATTAGTTAGTTTTTCAATGAATGAAATAAAGTCTGTTGGGTCTTACATGAATGTTGTACTTAGGGATACTAATAGAGATAAGATTGCCTTTATTACACAAATAATAAATCTTTCTAAGAAAGCTAGAAAAGAGGGAATGTTATCTTTAGAAGCTGAGATTGAGAATATGGATGATGCTTTTTTAAAGCAAGGTATTAAGTTAATTGTTGATGGCGTTGAGGAAGATGCTATAGTTAATATTTTAGAGAGTGAAATGGAAAATTACGAGGAAAGAATGAAGCGAGGAGTCAAGTTTTTTAAACAGTGGGGAGCATATGCACCAGCTTTTGGAATGATAGGAACTCTTATTGGACTTATTCAGCTCCTCGGTAATATGGAAGATATTAATAAGCTTGTTTCAGGTATGGCTACTGCACTTATAACTACACTTTATGGGGCTATTGCGGCAAATTTAATCATGTTACCTCTTGCAGATAAAATATCACTTAATTCTGGTAAAGTTATGGATTTTATTATGCTTGAGTATAAGGCAATAAGGTGTATAAGGTCTGGATATACTCCAAAGATGATACAAGAAATTTTAAGTACATATTTAGAAGAAAGTGAAAAGGTTAAACTTGAGGAGAGTATAAAGGCTAATAAATAA
- a CDS encoding acyl-CoA thioesterase — MKSIRDIEVRYSETDQMGVVYHSNYLVWMEIGRTNFIKDIGFNMVDFERDGFLFPVYEMDIKFISPTRYDEKIYVETSIHKLSRVKMVYEQRILNDKNEEKTRAFVTIVCVTKDDFKITRFDRELKEFYDRCLKFLES, encoded by the coding sequence TTGAAATCAATAAGGGATATAGAGGTTAGATATTCTGAAACAGATCAAATGGGTGTTGTTTATCATTCTAATTATTTGGTTTGGATGGAGATTGGGAGAACAAATTTTATAAAAGATATTGGATTTAATATGGTAGATTTTGAAAGAGATGGATTTTTATTTCCTGTTTACGAAATGGATATAAAGTTTATAAGTCCCACTCGTTATGATGAAAAAATTTATGTAGAAACATCCATACATAAATTATCAAGAGTTAAGATGGTATATGAGCAAAGAATTTTAAATGATAAAAATGAAGAAAAGACTAGAGCATTTGTTACTATTGTTTGTGTAACCAAAGATGATTTTAAGATTACAAGATTTGATAGGGAGTTAAAAGAATTTTATGATAGGTGCTTGAAGTTTTTAGAAAGCTGA
- the purB gene encoding adenylosuccinate lyase — protein sequence MIERYSRKEMLDVWSNENKFNAWMKVELLSSEAFSKLGVIPKDDIKKLWENCRIDVNRMLELEKEMKHDVVAFTRALSEYLGEEKKWVHYGLTSTDVVDTAYGYILKQANEIIIRDIEEILEVLSRRAIEYKGVPCIGRTHGVHADITSFGLKFALWYDEMRRNLERFKMSSQGVEIGKISGAVGNYANIDPFIQDYVCDKLGINSSNISTQTLQRDRHAFYISTISLIGSTLEKIGIEIRHLQRTEVREVEERFSNGQKGSSAMPHKRNPISSENISGCARVLRGYMITSFENIQLWHERDISHSSAERIILPDATILVDYMLNRMKNILDNLVIFKDNMLENINRTYGIIFSQRVMNSLINKGLSREDSYDIIQTLAMHCFTNNLDFKEMLLNDSSILKHLTPNEIEQCFTIDYYMKNVDVILRRVGILK from the coding sequence ATGATTGAAAGATATTCACGTAAAGAAATGTTAGATGTGTGGTCTAATGAAAATAAATTTAATGCTTGGATGAAAGTTGAATTATTATCTAGTGAAGCTTTTAGTAAACTTGGAGTTATACCTAAAGATGATATCAAGAAACTTTGGGAGAATTGTAGAATTGATGTTAATAGGATGCTTGAGCTTGAGAAGGAAATGAAACATGACGTTGTTGCGTTTACGAGGGCACTTAGTGAATATTTAGGAGAAGAGAAGAAGTGGGTTCATTATGGTCTTACAAGTACAGATGTTGTTGATACAGCATATGGATACATTTTGAAACAAGCAAATGAAATTATAATTAGAGATATAGAGGAGATATTGGAAGTTTTAAGCAGGAGGGCTATTGAGTACAAGGGGGTTCCTTGTATAGGAAGAACCCACGGTGTACACGCAGACATAACTTCATTTGGTCTTAAATTTGCCCTATGGTATGATGAAATGAGGAGAAATTTAGAGAGGTTTAAGATGTCTTCACAGGGTGTTGAGATTGGTAAGATAAGTGGTGCTGTTGGAAATTATGCAAACATTGATCCATTTATACAAGATTATGTGTGTGATAAGCTTGGAATTAATTCATCGAATATATCAACTCAAACACTTCAACGAGATAGACATGCATTTTATATTTCGACAATATCTTTAATTGGTTCGACACTTGAAAAAATTGGAATAGAGATAAGGCATCTCCAGAGGACAGAAGTCCGAGAAGTTGAGGAAAGATTTTCAAATGGACAAAAAGGATCAAGTGCTATGCCACATAAAAGGAATCCAATTTCTAGTGAAAATATATCGGGCTGTGCTCGTGTTTTGAGAGGTTATATGATTACATCTTTTGAAAATATTCAGCTCTGGCATGAGAGAGATATTTCACATTCGAGTGCGGAAAGAATAATACTTCCTGATGCTACAATTTTAGTTGATTATATGCTAAATAGGATGAAGAATATTTTGGATAATCTAGTTATATTTAAAGATAATATGCTTGAGAATATAAATAGGACATATGGTATTATTTTTTCTCAAAGAGTTATGAACAGTTTGATAAATAAGGGATTATCCAGAGAAGATTCCTATGATATTATTCAAACTTTAGCGATGCATTGTTTCACAAATAATTTGGATTTCAAAGAAATGTTGCTTAATGATTCTTCAATTTTGAAACATTTAACTCCAAATGAAATTGAGCAATGTTTTACAATTGATTATTATATGAAAAATGTTGATGTGATTTTAAGGAGAGTTGGCATTTTGAAATAA